The genomic stretch ACGGTCGTGGGAGCGGTTGTCAGCGGGTTTAAGGTTGCATAGACCGCGACATGCTCGTTTTCTGCCGGCATGTGTGCGGGTGCCCCGGACCATTCCTGGTATCCGGATTTGGTCACCGTGATGGTGCTTATCGGGGTACCGGTCGAGGAGACCGCAACCGAGAGGATCCCGCCGGAGGTCTGGCCTTCATACTTGCCGTTAAAGTAAACCGAAGCGCCGTCCACATTGCAGTGGACATCGATCCAGCCCTGGCCGCCGCCGATGGGAGTCAGCGGTTCGGTGGTCGGGACCGTGGTCCTTTCCGTTGTCGGCTCGGTCGTTCTTTCGGTCGTTGGTTCGGTCAGAGTCGGGAGCAGCGTGGGCTCCGTGGTAACTTTGGTGGTGTCGATGATCACCGGGCCCGGTTCGAGCGGGATGGAGCCGGCTGAACCGGCACATGCCGCCAGGGGGACCAGCGCGACAAGGCAGAGTGCCAGTACGGGCACAAGTACGATCAGGTTCTTTGTCAACACTATCTCTTCCTGTAATATAGACTGGCAGATCCAGCTATATAAAAAAATAGGGTGTGTTACGGCAGAACCGGCCGGGACCGTGGCAGGAGGTGGTCCCTATTGTGCGCGATTGACAACCCCGGCGAGGCGGTGCATGCCTTCCGTGATTGTCTCTTCGGAAGAACTGGAGAAGTTGAGCCGGATCGTGTCCGCCCCGCCACCGTCCACAAAGAAGGGCATGCCGGGCAGCACCGCGACCTTGTGGGCAACTCCTTCGCGGAAGACGTCCATTGCATCCATCCCCCGGGGAAGGGTTGCGGTCAGAAACATCCCGCCCTCGGGTGTGGTATGGGAGAGCGCCGGCATGAGGTCGTCGAAGAGATCGCACATGAGCCGGCACTGCCGGGCATAGACGCCGACGATCTTTCTGATGTGGGCGTCGAGGTCGGTTGTTGCAAGATACCGGGCGAGGATCTGCTGGCAGAGGAAGTTCGAGTGGAGGTCCGCTGCCTGTTTTACGGTATTGAACGCGGCGAGGATCTCTTTTGGGGCATAGATCCACCCGATCCGCATGCCGGGCGCCGTGATCTTCGAGAACGATCCCGACATGACGGACTGGTCCGGGAGATAGCGTTTCACGGGCAGGCGCGGCTTTGCATCGAAGAAGAGCTCCCCGAACGCGTCGTCCTCATAAAAGACCGTGTCCGTGCCCGAAAGGCATTCCGCGATCGCTTTTCGCCGGTCCTGCGAGTACGTGCAGCCCGAGGGGTTCTGGGAGTTGGGGATGCCGTAGAAGAACCTGACCGGCCCGGCGTTCTGCATGGCTTCGAACGCGGCAGGGTCCGGGCCCTCGGTGTCGAGCGGCACCGCGGCAAACACCGGTTCGTAGAGCGAGAAGGCCTCGATTGCGCCAAGGTAGCCCGGCCGCTCCATGCCGACCCGGTCGCCGGGGTCAAGGAATATTTTTGCAATCAGGTCGAGGCACTGCTGGGAGCCGTTTACGATCTGGATCTCGTCTGCGGTTGCCGGAAGGCCGAGCCTTTTTTTGTACCGGTCCGCGATGTACTGCCGCAGCGGGAGGTAGCCGTCGGTGGTGGAGTACTGGAGGGCGGTCTTCGGGTCGTTTTCGAGAACATCATGGGCAGCCTGTGCGATCCCGGTGGTATCGATCAGTGCGGACGAGGGAAGTCCCCCGGCAAACGAGATGATCGAGGGATCGGAGGAGACCCTGAAGAGTTCCCCCAGGAACGATGCCGGTGCGTGCCCGATCCTCCTTGCAAAGGTAAATGTCATGGTATGGCCCGCTCTTTTCGCGTGTAGTACCGTTTTGGCCGCCGGACCAAAAAAGGGTATGACACCGCCCGGCAACCGCAGCCGGTACGTCCCCGCACAGATTATCCGTTTGCAGGGATAATTCCGGTACTATGACACTGACACGGGCCGATGAAGCGGCGGCAATCTTCTCCGAAGGGTACTCATGTGCGCAGGCGGTTGCAGCCGCATTTGCGGAAGATTTCGGGATCGAGAAGGAAAAAGCGCTCCGGCTCTCCTGCGGCTTTGGCGGGGGGATGTCGCACACGGGCGGCACCTGCGGGGCGGTGACGGGAGCGCTCATGGTGATCGGGATGAAGTACGGCATGACCGATGCCAGCGATCCCGGGGCAAAGGCAAAGACGTACGCGGTTGCAAACGAGTTTATTACCGAATTTCTGCGCCGGAACCACGCGGTCAGCTGTACGGACCTTTTAGGCCACAACCTGTCCGATCCAAAAGAGCTTGCGCTTGTTAAAGAGAACAACCTGTTCCGGGTCACATGCACGCGCTACGTGCACGATGCCGGTGAAATCCTGGAAAAAATTTTATAAAATTATCCGGGGGTAATCCCCGCGCTGGTGCGAAAACAAGGAGGGTTACGCAGCGTCGGCTACTTCGATCCTGATGATCTCGGATGTGAGGGACTGGATCGTGCGGTGCAGGTCGGCCTGCTGGGCCTGCTGTACCTGCCCGATCGCTTCACGGAGCCGGTCGAGCGCTTCTCCCTTGTTCGCACCCTGGCAGAAGGTTCCCGGGAGCTCGACACACCGGGCGGTAAAGCCGCCGCAGTCATCGGGTTCGAGAACGATTGTGTACTGCATAATTTATTCTATTTTGCGGGAGGGTATACAGCCTTTCTTGTCGGCAAATGGTGCCGGGACCCCCCGGGCAGCATGAAACGGTTGTTTTGATGAACGAACCCGGCGGTTCGAACACCCTACCCGGACAATCCCGGAAATATATACCACGGCCCCGGCAAACGCTTGGATAAGGATGTGTCCCGGAATATGCGGGACCATCACTCCGGCACGAGCCGGTTGGTGAGAACCATGACTCAATACAAAACCACCATTCTCCGGATCCTTTGCCTGGTCTGCCTGCTCGGGACAGTCATGCTCCCGGCTTCCGCAGCGCCCGTCAACGGGACCTTGTACAAGGATTCGCCTGAGCACATTGCAGCAATGAAAGCGTACGTGGCCTATGCAGGGGAAAAGACCGAGGCACGTATGGACGGCGCGATCGGGTACATCGGCACCATCAGCAACGGTGTCGAGACCGGCCGGCTGTCAGCAGCACAATCGCAGTATACCGGCATCGTTTCATCGGTGCAGGAGATGAACACCTGTGAGCAGATCCACGACGCAGAGACGCAGATGCGTACGGCCGGCACGGACTTTACGTCCGCTGCAAGAACCGAAGTTAAGCAGTACAACGGCACGGAAAAAGCCCTTGCGGCGGCCATAAAAGCATCGGTGACGGCCCGGGCCGGGACGATTACGCCCTTTGAGAATGCCTGGTGGACGGCCCGGACAACCAACCGTATGAACGAGTTTACTGCAAACGATGCACGCCGCACCGCGACAATTGCAAACCTCTCGGCTAAAGGTGTCGATGTAACGCAGGCTCAGTCCCTGGAAGCGCAGATCAAGGAGGCGGGTGCCGCACTCTCAAC from Methanoregula sp. UBA64 encodes the following:
- a CDS encoding type II toxin-antitoxin system HicB family antitoxin, with product MQYTIVLEPDDCGGFTARCVELPGTFCQGANKGEALDRLREAIGQVQQAQQADLHRTIQSLTSEIIRIEVADAA
- a CDS encoding C-GCAxxG-C-C family protein; the encoded protein is MTLTRADEAAAIFSEGYSCAQAVAAAFAEDFGIEKEKALRLSCGFGGGMSHTGGTCGAVTGALMVIGMKYGMTDASDPGAKAKTYAVANEFITEFLRRNHAVSCTDLLGHNLSDPKELALVKENNLFRVTCTRYVHDAGEILEKIL
- a CDS encoding PLP-dependent aminotransferase family protein, with translation MTFTFARRIGHAPASFLGELFRVSSDPSIISFAGGLPSSALIDTTGIAQAAHDVLENDPKTALQYSTTDGYLPLRQYIADRYKKRLGLPATADEIQIVNGSQQCLDLIAKIFLDPGDRVGMERPGYLGAIEAFSLYEPVFAAVPLDTEGPDPAAFEAMQNAGPVRFFYGIPNSQNPSGCTYSQDRRKAIAECLSGTDTVFYEDDAFGELFFDAKPRLPVKRYLPDQSVMSGSFSKITAPGMRIGWIYAPKEILAAFNTVKQAADLHSNFLCQQILARYLATTDLDAHIRKIVGVYARQCRLMCDLFDDLMPALSHTTPEGGMFLTATLPRGMDAMDVFREGVAHKVAVLPGMPFFVDGGGADTIRLNFSSSSEETITEGMHRLAGVVNRAQ